In Flavobacterium hankyongi, the genomic window CAAAACCCTAGCGAATTACCTGATTATATGAAAGAGTATGTACAAAAATATCTTACTGAATTTGAAAGTATAGGTACTACTGAATTATTTCAAAAACTTATTTTAAAGGAAATAACAACCGAAGGTACATTTGTCGAAAATAAATCAGAATATGTAGTAAATGAGCCAAATACAGTTTCATTCATTCGTGGAAACGAGGATTGGATGTATATTATTTCTATTGATGATGATTATGAAAATATAACCAATTCTAGAATTATAGTGTATTGTTTTAAGAAGTCTATTTCTGGAAAAGATATTTTTAGCTTAAATAATTCTCTTGAAAATGTTGAAAAAAGAAGAGAAAAAAAACAATCAAAACACGAAGAAGACCGTGAAAACTACCCTTTATATCACGATTTTAGGATAGATGATTTAAGGATTGGTTTGAAACAACTTTTAGTATATGAGCCCTATAAATCAGATAATGAATTACTGAATCATGCCAATAGATTAAGTGAGAAATTGGACCGATTCAATATTCGGAATTATCTAAAAGAGCTTACTTATTTTAGTGATTTAAAAATTAGCGAGAGTTTTTTAAAAGAACACTTTGATGCAATTCCGCACGGCGAATATGAAGTTGAAAATATTTTACATTTATCGTGCCACAGTTTGGGTGATATTTATTTTTCTCAAGGGAAATATCAGCTTGCTAAAGAGTTTTATACAAAAGCTATCTTTACAAATCCATTAATAGAATTAAGCTGGACGAAAGTTAAAAAAGACATTGACAGAACTATATATGATCTTGCTAAAAATGCTTATAAAGCTGGGAAAAAGGATGAAGCTTATGCTTTTTTAATTGCACTCATGTTTACTAGCGAGATAGATGTAATAAAGGATCTTAATATTTATTTCAAAGAGCAAAATGAAGATAAAAAAGAATTCAAAAAAGATTTAGATAAAGCCTTAAAATCACTAAAAAAAGGAGAAAGATATAGTTACACTTTCAAATTTAGAGATAATGAAGTTTTTTTTATTCCCATATTGCAGGCTACAGTAAAATCATTTCAAGACGTTTTTAAAGATCATGAATTTTATAAATCTCTGCATTAAATAAGGATTGTTGGCAACAATATTCTTTTTTAATGTAAGTTGGATTAAGAAATTCTATTTTTAAAATATGATTTAAATGATTTTCCCTTCAATAATAACATTTTCAATTAAATTACTTCCAAATTCGTATGGTAATTGATAGTATGATACGATTGGTTTAGTAATAATTAAATTAGCACTTTTTCCTTTAGTAATACTTCCAT contains:
- a CDS encoding tetratricopeptide repeat protein, producing the protein MMKYLQILILISLQLSAQESYQNVKKNVEEYIQIYKREGKINKHLNTIISNFNESPKIELKDLKKDNVGICIILSEDNPDLIISPAKYTFLDEKINISAIGPQNPSELPDYMKEYVQKYLTEFESIGTTELFQKLILKEITTEGTFVENKSEYVVNEPNTVSFIRGNEDWMYIISIDDDYENITNSRIIVYCFKKSISGKDIFSLNNSLENVEKRREKKQSKHEEDRENYPLYHDFRIDDLRIGLKQLLVYEPYKSDNELLNHANRLSEKLDRFNIRNYLKELTYFSDLKISESFLKEHFDAIPHGEYEVENILHLSCHSLGDIYFSQGKYQLAKEFYTKAIFTNPLIELSWTKVKKDIDRTIYDLAKNAYKAGKKDEAYAFLIALMFTSEIDVIKDLNIYFKEQNEDKKEFKKDLDKALKSLKKGERYSYTFKFRDNEVFFIPILQATVKSFQDVFKDHEFYKSLH